From a region of the Globicephala melas chromosome 19, mGloMel1.2, whole genome shotgun sequence genome:
- the PDP2 gene encoding pyruvate dehydrogenase [acetyl-transferring]-phosphatase 2, mitochondrial: MSSTVSYWIFNSARNSIATLQGGQRLYSRYASNRIKSKWRLFPQGPVTLKNNASCGGIALQKAYRHTSTEEDDFHLPLSPEQVNEVLRAGESAHKILDLDSGVPSSVLRFESNQLAANFPVEDRGGVATCLQTNGLMFGVFDGHGGHACAQAVSERLFYYVAVSLMSQQTLEQMEGAMESMKPLLPILQWLKHPGDSIYKDVTSVHLDHLRVYWQELLNLHMEMGLNIEEALMYSFQRLDSDISLEIQAALEDEMTRNLSLQVAFSGATACMAHVDGIHLHVANAGDCRAILGVQEDNGMWSCVPLTRDHNAWNPTELSRLKREHPESEHRTIIMDNRLLGVLMPCRAFGDVQLKWSKELQRSVLERGFDTEALNIYQFTPTHYYTPPYLTARPEVTYHRLRPQDKFLVLASDGLWDVLGNEDVVRLVVEHLAEVCRHKPDLAQRPANLGLMQSLLLQRKAQGLHATDQNAATRLIRYAIGNNEYGEMEPERLSAMLTLPEDLARMYRDDISVTVVYFNSDSIGASYKGS, translated from the coding sequence ATGTCAAGTACTGTGTCCTACTGGATTTTCAATTCTGCAAGAAACAGCATTGCCACATTACAAGGGGGACAACGTTTATATTCAAGATATGCCTCAAATAGGATTAAATCAAAATGGAGGCTCTTTCCCCAGGGGCCAGTCACCCTAAAAAACAATGCCTCATGTGGTGGCATTGCTCTGCAGAAAGCCTATAGACACACATCAACAGAGGAAGATGATTTCCACTTGCCGCTCAGCCCTGAGCAGGTAAATGAAGTGCTGCGAGCTGGTGAGTCGGCCCACAAGATTCTTGACCTTGACAGTGGAGTCCCAAGTTCGGTGTTGCGGTTTGAGAGCAACCAGCTGGCTGCCAATTTCCCAGTGGAGGACCGGGGAGGTGTAGCCACCTGCCTGCAGACCAATGGGCTGATGTTTGGTGTCTTCGATGGACATGGTGGCCACGCATGTGCTCAAGCGGTGAGCGAGAGGCTCTTCTACTATGTGGCAGTGTCACTGATGTCCCAGCAGACGCTGGAGCAGATGGAGGGGGCAATGGAAAGCATGAAGCCCCTGCTGCCCATTCTGCAGTGGCTCAAGCACCCAGGGGACAGTATCTACAAGGATGTCACGTCAGTGCACCTTGATCACCTCCGTGTCTACTGGCAGGAGCTGCTGAACCTGCACATGGAAATGGGGCTGAACATTGAGGAAGCATTAATGTACTCCTTCCAGAGGCTGGATTCTGACATCTCGCTAGAGATCCAGGCCGCCCTGGAAGATGAGATGACCAGGAACCTTTCACTCCAGGTTGCTTTCTCAGGGGCAACAGCTTGCATGGCCCATGTCGATGGAATTCACTTGCATGTGGCAAACGCTGGTGATTGCCGGGCCATCCTTGGTGTCCAGGAGGACAATGGCATGTGGTCTTGTGTGCCCCTCACCCGGGACCACAATGCCTGGAACCCAACCGAGCTGTCACGGCTAAAGAGGGAGCATCCTGAGTCAGAGCACAGGACAATCATCATGGACAACAGGCTGCTGGGTGTCCTCATGCCCTGCAGGGCCTTCGGGGACGTCCAGCTGAAGTGGAGTAAAGAGCTGCAGCGCAGTGTCCTGGAGCGGGGCTTTGACACCGAGGCCCTCAACATTTACCAGTTCACCCCCACACACTACTACACTCCACCTTACCTGACGGCCAGGCCTGAGGTCACGTACCACAGGCTGAGGCCCCAGGATAAGTTCCTTGTGCTGGCCTCTGACGGCCTGTGGGATGTGCTGGGCAATGAGGATGTGGTGAGGCTTGTGGTGGAGCACCTGGCTGAAGTGTGTCGGCACAAGCCAGACCTGGCCCAGAGACCCGCCAACCTGGGACTCATGCAGAGCCTGCTGCTGCAGAGGAAAGCCCAGGGGCTCCACGCCACCGACCAAAACGCAGCCACACGTCTGATCAGATACGCCATAGGGAACAACGAGTACGGGGAGATGGAGCCTGAGCGGCTGTCGGCGATGCTGACATTGCCAGAGGACTTGGCAAGGATGTACAGGGATGATATCTCTGTCACTGTGGTGTATTTTAACTCAGACTCGATTGGTGCATCTTACAAGGGGAGTTAA